The genomic region GGGTGGATGCTGCTGCGCAGGTGGCCCACGCGCTTTCCACCCACAAGGTGGACCGGGAGTTTGACTTTTACACCGCCGTGGACGACCTGAACCCCAAGGAGGACACCGGCGCAGGGATGATGGGGGATGTGGAGTTCTACTCCGCCACCCTGTACCGCTATGCGGTGGTCAACCTGGACCAGCTCCTTTCCAACCTGCAAGGGGATGTGGACCTGGCCATCAAGGGTCTCCTGGCTTTCCTGGAAGCCTTTGCTCTAACTTTGCCCTCCGGTAAGCAGAACTCCTTTGCCGCCCATAACCCTCCCCTTTTCGTGGCCTTCCGGGCGGGGGTGGGATTACCCCGCAACCTGGCCACGGCCTTTGAGAGTCCCATCCGGCCCACGGACAGCAAACCCATCTCCGCCCTTTCCGTGGAGGCCTTGGTCAAGGAATGGGCTAAGTTTGATAAGGTCTTTGGCCCCTTGAACCCGGAGTGGAAGGCCGCCTTAACCTTGGTGGAGGCGAAGGTGGACCACATTCCGGTGAAGGAAAGTTTAGCTGAGCTGCGAAGCGCGGCCGAACAAGCTGCACGGAAGCTCCTTGGAGGCTAAAATGCCCACGCTCCTCCTGCGGCTACAGGGACCCATGCAGTCTTGGGGTACCCGGAGCCGGTTTGACCACCGGGATACCTGGCCTTACCCCACCAAAAGCGGGGTCTTGGGGCTTTTGGCGGCAGCCCTTGGTCGGGACCGGGAGGATGACATCTCCGACCTGGCCTCCTTGCGCCTGGGGGTCCGGGTGGATAAGCGGGGGGTGTTGCGTGTGGACTACCAGACGGCCCAGGGCATCTTGCCCGCAAGCGGCAAGGGCAAGGTGAACGTGCAGAGCTGGCGGTACTACCTTTCCGATGCCGCTTTCCTGGTGGGCCTCGAGGGCCCTCGGGACCTCCTGCAAAAGGTGCAGGAATCCCTCCTTAACCCCCGGTACGTGTTGTACCTGGGCCGTAAGGGCTATGTTCCTAGCCCCCCTCCCTACCTTGGCGACGGCCTGCGGGACGAACCCCTCGAGGAGGCCCTGCGGGGATACCCTTACCTTCTTGCCCAAAAACCCCAGGAGGACCTTCTCTTGGTCCTCGAGGTACGGGCTTCGCCCGTGACCGAGGTACGGGCTTCGCCCGTGACCGAGGTACGGGCTTCGCCCGTGACCGAGGCCAGCCAGGTAAGGTTGGTTTACGACCAGCCCATCGCCCCTTTTGCCAAGCGCCGCTTCGGAGTCCGGTACGTTCGCGAGGTTCTGATCCCCAAGGAGGCTGTCCCCTTGAGGTCAGAGCCAGCCAAGGAGCTCGAGGATGTGGATCAGCAAGCTGGTGCTTAACCCCCGTTCCAAAGAGGCCCGTCGGGACCTGGCTAGTCCCTACGAGATGCACAGAACCCTCTCTCGGGCAGTGTCCCTGCCCCTTAAGGAGGGGCAGGAAAGGCTTTTGTGGCGCTTGGAGCCCACCCGCTCCCTGGATGCCCCCGTGGTTCTGGTGCAGACCCTTAATCCCCCGGACTGGAGCGTTTTGGCAGAGGGTTATGCCACGGTCTACCCTCCGAAGCCCTTCCAGCCCGCCTTGCGAGAGGGCCAGGTGTTCCGCTTCCGCCTACGGGCCAACCCCAGCAAGCGCTCCCGGGAGAAGGGGGACAGGGTGGCCCTAAAGACCCGGGAGGAGAAGCTGGCCTGGCTAGCCCGCAAGCTGGAAGAGGGGGGGTTCCGGTTGCCCTCTGAGAGGGGCCAACCTCTGGCGGTGATCCGACAGGATACCTTCCTAGAGGTGAGAAAACGGGGCCATCTTCTTCAGGTCCAGGCGGTTCTCTTTGAGGGGACCCTCGAGGTGCTGGACCCGCAAAAGGCCTTAGAGTCCCTTAAGAGGGGGATTGGTCCAGGAAAGGCCCTAGGACTAGGCCTACTCTCCCTTCACCCATAATCCAAAGCTGGTCATGCCCCCGGTGCCCAATGCCCGCAACCTGAAGGAGCTTCCCAAGTTCCGGGATGGTCTTTCCTACCTCTACGTGGAGCACGCTTTCATCGAGCAGGAAGCCCAGGGCATCGGGGTCTATGACCAACACGGCCTGACCCTGGTGCCGGTGGCGTCCTTGGGCGTCCTCTTCTTGGGGCCGGGAACCCGCATCACCCATGCCGCCATCCGAGCCCTGGCGGGAAACGGGTGCACGGTGGCTTGGGTGGGGGAAGGTTTTGCCAGGTTTTATGCCCAAGGGCTGGGGGATACCAGGAGTTCCCTTAGGCTTCAGCGGCAAGCCAAGGCTTGGGCCGACCCCAAACTTCACCTAGAGGT from Thermus neutrinimicus harbors:
- the cas7e gene encoding type I-E CRISPR-associated protein Cas7/Cse4/CasC, which translates into the protein MKLLELHVIQTVAPSNLNRDDTGSPKDALFGGFRRARISSQSQKRAVRVAFREWPLLSEEERAVRTKRLVEALLQRLSGIDENRARLAVENALNALGFNVKDGGRTEYLLFLGEGEIARLADLIRENLEALTANPAKGKKGAEVSGDLKKALEKVLDGGKAVDLALFGRMLADRPELGVDAAAQVAHALSTHKVDREFDFYTAVDDLNPKEDTGAGMMGDVEFYSATLYRYAVVNLDQLLSNLQGDVDLAIKGLLAFLEAFALTLPSGKQNSFAAHNPPLFVAFRAGVGLPRNLATAFESPIRPTDSKPISALSVEALVKEWAKFDKVFGPLNPEWKAALTLVEAKVDHIPVKESLAELRSAAEQAARKLLGG
- the cas5e gene encoding type I-E CRISPR-associated protein Cas5/CasD, with translation MPTLLLRLQGPMQSWGTRSRFDHRDTWPYPTKSGVLGLLAAALGRDREDDISDLASLRLGVRVDKRGVLRVDYQTAQGILPASGKGKVNVQSWRYYLSDAAFLVGLEGPRDLLQKVQESLLNPRYVLYLGRKGYVPSPPPYLGDGLRDEPLEEALRGYPYLLAQKPQEDLLLVLEVRASPVTEVRASPVTEVRASPVTEASQVRLVYDQPIAPFAKRRFGVRYVREVLIPKEAVPLRSEPAKELEDVDQQAGA
- the cas6e gene encoding type I-E CRISPR-associated protein Cas6/Cse3/CasE translates to MWISKLVLNPRSKEARRDLASPYEMHRTLSRAVSLPLKEGQERLLWRLEPTRSLDAPVVLVQTLNPPDWSVLAEGYATVYPPKPFQPALREGQVFRFRLRANPSKRSREKGDRVALKTREEKLAWLARKLEEGGFRLPSERGQPLAVIRQDTFLEVRKRGHLLQVQAVLFEGTLEVLDPQKALESLKRGIGPGKALGLGLLSLHP